The sequence CTGGAAAATGCAGCCGTTCTCGGCATGATTTTAAGTACGGGCCAGAATCCTCTTTTGCCAGAAATGCCCGAGAATACCTGGCCCAAATTGAGAGAACCAGCACTTTTCAGTACGATTCTTCACAGAAATTCACTTTGAAACGTCTTGGCGATTAGCCTATTTTGATGATTACTATTGGGCAGTTATCTAAAAGCCCTGCCAACAGCTCGGAAAAACGGATTTTGGGCAGAATCTGCCCCTTTATATCGGTATGCGACGTGAATTGGGCACTTAAATCAAAAATCTGCCGATTTGTAGAATTGTATTTTGGCCCTGTGCTGCATACAGGGCGGTTTTAGAAAATTAGGCTCTTTTGCGAGCTGGGAGGGATTTTTTAGAAGGGAGTGCCTTTTTGGGAGGTGCTGCTACCTTCTTCTTTTCTTTTTTTTGATCAAGGGAACCCGAATCGAAATTTATATCGAGTCCCATCTTCTTATTTCTTTTTACCATGTACACAAAGTGCCTAACGTACTGAGCATAAGGTTCTGGAACTGATTTAGGATCGAAGTCCAAAGGATTTTCAAGAAGAGTACGGATGACTGCTTGGTTCAGATCTTCCTTACTAGTGACCATTAAGGTTTCAAGCCTGCGAAGAATCTCGTGATCATTCACTTCACTCGTGACTTTTTTCATCGCATTTAGGAGCCTCTGAAAGGAGGTCCGTTTTATTTTCGCAGCCATAATTGATAACTTAGAATTCCGTAGGTCAGGAGACCACCAGAAAATTTACGAGAGGCAATCCAGGCCCGAGGCTAGAGTTTTTAGGATAGAGCCCGCCAGCATCCCATCGCCCAGATTGTCGGACGGAGAAGTTGATTCTTGGGTAAAAAGTCGTGAATTTGAGTGATACTCGCCTATTGCAAGTTGAGCTCCCCTTGCCTTCCTCTTAGAGGCTGGTGAGATTGCTCTCTTAGCCTTTCCGGAGCTCACTACGAGATCCCCTGCATTATTTCCCAAATTGGACGCCGAGACCCGACCTACCCACAGGGCATTTTGTTCGGTTTTGAGAATTTGGAAGGAGTTCCTTCCGGGTACCGGAGAAATTCCCAGGGCTCCCAATTTTCTCAAAAAGGCAGGAGAACAAGAAGCTAAATAAGAGAACATAGAAGTATCCAGAGAAGAAAAGACTCCCCTATCGGTTTGCGAAAAAGCACCCTGTCCGCAACCTGCGAGAAGGAACTCCCTCCCTTCTGGCGAAACAACTGAAGAGGCAGTTACAAATCCTAAACGGATCTCATCGCAATTTTTCAGAACGGAAGTTTGAATGGATTTCTGAGAAGTTCCTAAAGAGTTTTTGGAGGAACCGAGCAACTTCAATCCTTGGCAGTCCGAAGAAGAAACCTTGGAGTTCGGATTCTTTTGATCCAATGTTTCTCTTGCGAGTGTGTTTTGCTTCGGCTTATTTTTCAGAAGAGAATCCAAATCCGGAAAATCAGAAAGTCTGTCTTCATCTGAATAGGAAATTTCTTCTGCTAAAACCAGATCCACTTCTTCTTGGTGAATCGATTTGCGTTCTTCTAAAGAAAATGTTTTGGCGAGTTCAAGATCGCTTGCTTGCAAATCCGATCCCAACTCCGACTCGGCAAAGACAGGGAGTCCTACCAGAGCCAGGCTCGAGATAAGCAAAAACTGTGCCAAAAATTTATGTCTCTTTAGAAAAAACATAAGAGTATAGCCCATTTTTAACCATTTTTGGCAGAAAAGGAA comes from Leptospira semungkisensis and encodes:
- a CDS encoding phosphatidylinositol phospholipase, whose amino-acid sequence is MAAKIKRTSFQRLLNAMKKVTSEVNDHEILRRLETLMVTSKEDLNQAVIRTLLENPLDFDPKSVPEPYAQYVRHFVYMVKRNKKMGLDINFDSGSLDQKKEKKKVAAPPKKALPSKKSLPARKRA